Proteins encoded by one window of Salvia splendens isolate huo1 chromosome 5, SspV2, whole genome shotgun sequence:
- the LOC121802765 gene encoding lectin CPL-like yields MAKLFQTLIPVLSSIALLLATANMARSQTTSFQYDFYGQQPTDLLLQGDAHFPSDSTYLRMTNTDSSGNPLQYRVGRAVYSKPIQFWEAGAQVDLETTVKFIINPKSGDSNPADGFTFFVQPVGSPVGFTGGSFGIFDDSGKNPSVFAVEFDIFVNGGVDPNYRHVGIDIGSNVSKNTTNVDNAFLGQEVTARIDYEEATKVISVHVTAGSKTFEVSYVYDLSTILPQQVEVGISASTGGQIAVHDLISWYFTSTLVKEDNGDAKIRQYV; encoded by the coding sequence ATGGCCAAGCTTTTCCAAACCCTAATTCCAGTGCTTTCCTCCATAGCCTTGCTCCTTGCCACCGCTAACATGGCGCGGTCGCAGACGACCTCCTTCCAATATGATTTCTACGGCCAGCAGCCGACCGACCTACTGTTACAAGGCGACGCCCACTTCCCTTCCGACTCCACCTACCTCCGCATGACCAACACCGACAGCTCAGGCAACCCGCTGCAATACCGCGTTGGCCGAGCCGTGTATTCCAAGCCGATCCAATTTTGGGAAGCAGGAGCTCAGGTCGACCTCGAAACCACCGTAAAATTCATCATCAACCCCAAAAGCGGCGACTCAAACCCCGCCGATGGCTTCACCTTCTTCGTCCAGCCAGTTGGATCCCCAGTCGGTTTTACCGGCGGCAGCTTTGGAATCTTCGACGATTCTGGTAAAAATCCGTCCGTCTTTGCCGTGGAATTTGACATCTTCGTTAACGGCGGAGTGGATCCGAATTATCGTCATGTTGGGATTGACATTGGATCAAATGTTTCCAAAAACACAACCAACGTCGACAACGCATTTCTGGGGCAGGAGGTGACTGCCCGCATCGACTACGAGGAAGCTACGAAAGTGATCAGCGTTCACGTGACGGCAGGCTCAAAAACTTTTGAGGTGAGCTATGTGTACGACTTGAGCACCATTCTCCCTCAGCAGGTTGAGGTCGGAATATCCGCATCCACCGGAGGCCAAATCGCCGTTCACGACCTCATATCGTGGTATTTCACTTCCACTCTTGTGAAAGAAGACAACGGCGACGCCAAAATTCGCCAGTATGTGTGA
- the LOC121802486 gene encoding lectin CPL-like encodes MARLLQTLIPLLSCIALLLATANKAWSQTTSFTYDFYGGPKPTDLIYQGDAHFPSDSTYLRLTNTDSSGNPLQYRVGRDVYSKPIQFWEAGAQVDLETTVKFIINPKSGDSNPADGFTFFVQPVGSPVGFTGGSFGIFDSSGQNPSVFAVEFDIFVNGGVDPNYRHVGIDIGSNVSKNTTDVGTALIGQEVTASIDYEEATKVIRVHVTAGSKTFEVSYVYDLSTILPQQVEVGISASTGGQIAVHDLISWYFTSTLVKEGNGDAKIRQYV; translated from the coding sequence ATGGCAAGGCTTCTTCAAACCCTAATTCCACTTCTATCCTGCATAGCCTTGCTCCTTGCCACCGCCAACAAGGCATGGTCGCAGACAACCTCCTTCACGTATGATTTCTATGGCGGCCCGAAGCCAACCGACCTAATCTACCAAGGCGACGCCCACTTCCCTTCCGACTCCACCTACCTCCGCTTGACCAACACCGACAGCTCAGGCAACCCGTTGCAATACCGCGTTGGCCGAGACGTGTATTCCAAGCCGATCCAATTTTGGGAAGCAGGAGCTCAGGTCGACCTCGAAACCACCGTAAAATTCATCATCAACCCCAAAAGCGGCGACTCAAACCCCGCCGATGGCTTCACCTTCTTCGTCCAGCCCGTTGGATCCCCAGTCGGTTTCACCGGCGGCAGCTTTGGAATCTTTGACTCATCCGGTCAAAATCCGTCCGTCTTTGCCGTGGAATTTGACATCTTCGTTAACGGCGGAGTGGATCCGAATTATCGTCATGTTGGCATTGACATTGGATCAAATGTTTCCAAAAACACAACCGACGTCGGCACCGCATTAATCGGGCAGGAAGTGACTGCCAGCATCGACTACGAGGAAGCTACGAAAGTGATCAGAGTTCACGTGACGGCAGGCTCAAAAACTTTTGAGGTGAGCTATGTGTACGACTTGAGCACCATTCTCCCTCAGCAggttgaggtcgggatatccgCATCCACCGGAGGGCAAATCGCCGTTCACGACCTCATATCGTGGTATTTCACTTCCACCCTTGTGAAAGAAGGCAACGGCGACGCCAAAATTCGCCAGTATGTGTGA